From one Solanum lycopersicum chromosome 12, SLM_r2.1 genomic stretch:
- the LOC101259712 gene encoding uncharacterized protein isoform X1 has protein sequence MVTVDTFDEYLFNASRALCSPIAVFIQIQGCLIVLILALGWALAAYVRGREIRRMKSSMKRGNSFAFLTLDINELEHSKQVNLPRVTVVMPLKGFGEHNLHNWRSQITSLYGGPLEFLFVVESTADPAYHAVKCLLADFKDAVEAKVIVAGLSTTCSQKIHNQLVGVEQMHKDTKYVLFLDDDVRLHPGSIGALTTEMEKNPEIFIQTGYPLDLPSGTLGSYCIYGYHMPCSMGFATGGKTFFLWGGCMMMHANDFRTDRHCVVSGLRDGGYSDDMTLAAIAGAHKRLITSPPVAVFPHPLATDLTFPRYWNYLRKQTFVLESYTTKVNWIMNRALFTSHCYLSWGFVSPYIMAGIHVAAALRHYLKENSLEGTAMTCNGLLLVACLAVCTVIELLSIWNLTRIEVHLCNMLSPEAPQLSLASYNWCLVFIAMLVDNFLYPLSAMRSHLSQSINWSGIRYHLKDGKICKIDRHKHLVPKITDLAGKDLLGKQGSIPKVAIISTLSRTLAQWRQPKKYNI, from the exons atggtGACGGTTGATACATTTGATGAGTATTTGTTTAATGCTAGCAGAGCATTGTGTAGTCCTATTGCAGTTTTCATTCAGATCCAG GGATGTTTAATCGTCTTAATCCTGGCTCTTGGATGGGCTTTAGCTGCTTATGTTAG GGGCAGGGAGATCCGACGGATGAAGAGTAGTATGAAACGTGGAAATAGTTTTGCATTCCTTACATTGGACATTAATGAACTTGAGCATTCAAAACAGGTCAATTTGCCTCGAGTCACAGTTGTAATGCCTTTAAAAGGGTTTGGCGAGCACAATCTACACAACTGGAGAAGTCAG ATCACGTCTCTTTATGGTGGTCCTTTGGAGTTCCTTTTTGTGGTTGAAAGTACTGCTGATCCTGCTTATCATGCTGTGAAGTGTTTATTAGCGGATTTTAAG GATGCTGTTGAGGCTAAGGTTATTGTAGCTGGTCTGTCAACAACTTGTAGTCAGAAGATTCACAATCAATTG GTTGGGGTGGAACAAATGCACAAAGATACGAAGTATGTTTTATTCCTTGACGACGATGTTAGGTTGCACCCTGGGTCAATTGGGGCCCTTACTACTGAAATGGAGAAGAATCCAGAG ATCTTTATTCAAACAGGATATCCTCTTGATTTACCATCTGGAACTTTGGGAAGTTACTGCATTTATGGATACCACATG CCATGTTCAATGGGATTTGCTACTGGTGGAAAAACATTCTTTCTGTGGGGAGGATGCATGATG ATGCATGCAAACGATTTTAGAACCGACCGCCATTGTGTAGTGTCAGGGCTTCGAGATGGGGGCTACTCAGATGACATGACTCTAGCAGCTATAGCAG GTGCACACAAGAGGCTTATTACATCACCACCGGTTGCAGTCTTTCCACATCCTCTTGCAACTGATCTTACCTTCCCTAG ATATTGGAATTATTTGAGGAAGCAAACATTTGTACTCGAATCATATACAACAAAGGTGAACTGGATCATGAATCGGGCTTTATTTACATCCCACTGCTATCTGTCTTGGGGTTTTGTATCTCCATACATCATGGCGGGGATTCATGTAGCAGCAGCACTGAGGCATTACCTTAAAGAAAACTCTCTTGAGGGTACAGCCATGACATGTAATG GGTTGTTACTTGTTGCATGCCTTGCTGTATGCACAGTGATTGAACTCCTTTCCATATGGAACTTGACAAGAATCGAAGTTCACTTGTGCAATATGTTGTCTCCCGAGGCACCTCAACTGTCACTCGCTTCTTATAACTGGTGTCTT GTATTCATTGCAATGCTGGTTGACAACTTTTTATACCCACTATCTGCTATGCGTTCTCATCTTTCTCAGTCCATCAACTGGTCTGGCATCCGATATCATTTGAAAGATGGGAAGATATGCAAG